GTAATTTTCTGCGCAAAGGACATCAATAATTTCCGGTTTCCCTTGGGTTAATGTGCCCGTCTTATCAAAGACAATCGTTTGCAGATTACGCAGCCGTTCGAGAATGTCGCCGCCTTTAATGAGAATGCCCTGCTCCGCCCCAATGCCCGTGCCCACGAGCAAAGCTGTCGGTGTGGCCAAGCCTAACGCACAGGGACAGGCCACCACCAACACGGCGATCGCCAACTTTAAACTCAGTATTTCTGGATTGACCGCCCCTAGATCAAACCAAAGTTTAGTGCCAATAAATTCCCAAAAAAGAAATGTGATCAAGGCGATCGCCATGACACCATAGGCAAAATAACCAGCCACTTGATCCGCTAATTTTTGGACTGGCGCTTTGCGTGTTTGAGCCGCCTCCACTGTCCGAATAATTTGCGACAAGACCGTATTTTGAGCCGTCTTTGTGACTTGAACAATCACTGTCCCCAACTGATTTAGCGTGCCAGCCTTCACCACATCCTGCGGGCATTTCGCGATGGGTATAACTTCCCCCGTTAACATTGATTCGTCGACCGTAGTTTCACCACGAATCACCTCACCATCCACCGGAATATTTTCCCCCGGTAGCACCCGCACCCATTCACCGATTTGCACCTGAGCCACCGGAATCGTAATTTCGTCCGTTTCCCCCTTATTGGCGCGACCCATCAGCCTTGCCCCTTGGGGTTGTAGTGCCAGCAAAGACTCCAATGCAGACATTGCCTTGAGCCGCGCACTACCCTCTAAGGTGCGCCCCAGTAAAATAAAACCGAGCAGCATCACAGGCTCATCAAAAAAACATTCCCAGCCTAGCTGAGGCAACGCCCAAGCCACACAACTAGTAAGATAAGCGCTCAGCGTTCCCAAACCCACCAAGGTATTCATATTGGCGTGACCTTTGATCAAGCCAGTCCAACCATCACGCAAAATCGGCATTCCCGGAATCAGTAGCGCTAAGGTTGCCATGCCCCAGTGCACTCCCATCAAATTTAGAAGGGGAATTTTAATGCCGCCGAGGTGATGCAAATGTCCAAGGGTTGATCCCACTAAGAGCAAGACTGCTGCCCCTAAGCGCCAATATTGTTCCCTCTGACTACTTTTTCGTTTAGCTTGATAATCCTCAAAAGTTTCAGTGTCTGTCAGGCGTGGCTGGGTGGGAAAACCCATGGCCGTCAATTTGTCGGCGATCGCCTCCGGTGCCACCTTTTCCTGCTCATAGGACACAACCGCCACTTCAGTAATCAGATTCACCGTTGCCGTAAGGACACCAGACTGCTGCTTGAGCTGTCTTTCTACTGCGGCCACACAACCAGCACAACGCATACCCTGTACATCTAGAGTCGTTGTCACTGCATCGTTTTGAGGAAGCACAGGAGATGAGGTCATAGAGTTGCTCAACACAAAAAGACTATGCTTCGAGTATGACGAAAATTTCCAGAAAAATTCAACCTCGCCATAATTTCTAGGCAAAATCGACAAAAATCTTCAGACTCTTCCGGATAAGACCTTTTCCTAAAGAAGTATATGAGTGGTAGATGCACCCTGATTGATGGTCTCGGCTTTCGCGCCGAGATTTTTTTTGTCTAAAATTAGCCTTACAAAAAAAGCCCAATTGCGCCATCACGACGAAACAGCAAGGAGGGAAAAGAATAAACAGTGAACTATCACCACACCACAAAGTTTTAGCGAGCAAACAAGATATCCCCGCGTCTCTCTCCGCATCCCCTTGTCCCCGCGTCTCTTCTCTCCGTATCCCCTTGTCTCCGCATCTCCCTCTCTCCCCCTTCCCTAAGTCCTAAGAAGAGGCGATCGCCGGTGCAGACTCTTTCTTCGTTTCCACAACCGCCGCCTGCAAAGTTTCAATGAGTTCTTGATCAAGATAGGGCTTCGTCAAATAACCATTAGAACCGAGCTGTTCAGCGAGCTGACGATAACGCTTACTACCCCGTGAAGTCAACATTAATACCGGCAAATCAGTTTTGGCATATTTTTTGCGGCAGCGACCGAGGAATTCAAAACCATTCATCTGGGGCATTTCCACATCACAAATAATCCCTTCGACTTCCGGATGCTGCTCCAACTGATTAAGACCATCGGCACCGTCCTGCGCTTGAATAACGCGGTAGCCAGCCTTTTGCAATGTTGTAGATAGCGTTTGTCTCGTCGTCAAAGAATCGTCAATAACCAGGACTGTCGGCAACACAAGCTTTGGCTTTAGACGGCTAATTTGCGTGTCAATGACAGCAATATTTTGTGTTCCTTTACGGACAAGTCGTTCAATTAAAGCTGCACTATCGAGCACCGCCACCAAACGTCCATCACCGAGAACCGTACAGCCCGAAATATAGCTTGGTGGATTAATAGCACTACCAAAGGGCTTAATCACTAAGTTTTGTTCCAGTAAAATTTGATCAACTTTAATGCCCATCACATCTGTACCTTGGGAAATGACAAGCACCATTTGTTGTCCAGCCTGTTTCCACACCGTACTCATATTGCTCCGTGCCCAAGTACCCATCATTTGTTGACGGCTGGCGATCAGTGATGAGGGGTAGTTAAAACCAACTAGCAAGTCTTGGATGAGGGGGACAGGGCGACCCTTCCAAGTGAAGATTTCTTTGTTATCTTCTTTTTTGATGTCTCCCGGAGCTGCCGCGGCGATCGCCGCCAGACTGTTAACGGGAATGGCGAGGAAACTTTCCTGGGCGCGGAATAAGAGTAACTTCGTAATCGTCATACTCCAAGGCAAACGCAGCGTAAACGTTGTCCCTTTGCCTCGTTCTGAGGTGATGGAAATATTACCCTTCAGCGAGCGAATTTGCAGCCGTACCGCATCCAGACCGACACCCCGACCCGATAAATGACTCACCTGTGTCGCGGTCGAGAAACCCGGTACAAACAACAGTTCATAAAGTTGAGCTTCGGGCATTCCCTCTGCTTCTTTGGCATCAATTACACCTTTTTCAATGGCTTTAGCGCGGATTTTTTCAATATCAATGCCCCGCCCATCATCGCGGACTTCTAAATAGGTCGAGTTACCCCGGTTATAGGCTTTAATGACAATTGTGCCGGACTCTGATTTACCCGCAGCAAGGCGTTCTTCCGGGGTGTCGATACCATGGTCAAAGGCATTGCGGACGAGATGTACCAGCGGGTCGTAGAGCTTTGAAAGTACCGCACGATCAACCAGTGTATTTGTCCCTTCTAGCTCCAAAGAAACAGGCTTGTTTCCTTTAACGGATAAATCCCGAATGGTACGGGGAAAACGATTTAACAAATCACCAATGGGCAACATTCT
The sequence above is a segment of the [Limnothrix rosea] IAM M-220 genome. Coding sequences within it:
- a CDS encoding heavy metal translocating P-type ATPase — its product is MTSSPVLPQNDAVTTTLDVQGMRCAGCVAAVERQLKQQSGVLTATVNLITEVAVVSYEQEKVAPEAIADKLTAMGFPTQPRLTDTETFEDYQAKRKSSQREQYWRLGAAVLLLVGSTLGHLHHLGGIKIPLLNLMGVHWGMATLALLIPGMPILRDGWTGLIKGHANMNTLVGLGTLSAYLTSCVAWALPQLGWECFFDEPVMLLGFILLGRTLEGSARLKAMSALESLLALQPQGARLMGRANKGETDEITIPVAQVQIGEWVRVLPGENIPVDGEVIRGETTVDESMLTGEVIPIAKCPQDVVKAGTLNQLGTVIVQVTKTAQNTVLSQIIRTVEAAQTRKAPVQKLADQVAGYFAYGVMAIALITFLFWEFIGTKLWFDLGAVNPEILSLKLAIAVLVVACPCALGLATPTALLVGTGIGAEQGILIKGGDILERLRNLQTIVFDKTGTLTQGKPEIIDVLCAENYDKTELLNLAASIEQRTNHPYAKAFLQAAQTENLQEPETVETILGKGVCGKVGDRLVQIGSLHWLQTQEFSCSEQFLQRSQTWSAEGFTPIGIAVDGQIAGMVAIADPLRTDAAQVIQDLQTAGLEVVLLSGDQQTVVERLAKKLDIKRHFAAVSPTEKAQIITDLKQDTAGIAMVGDGINDAPALATADVGISLSGSTDVALATADVVLMGDRLLDVMAMLNLSRKTVAVIRQNLWWALGYNLVAIPLAAGLLLPKFDLVLSPAVAAGFMATSSVLVVLNSLRLRLG